A region of the Corynebacterium renale genome:
TGGTGGCACCGCAGGATCGGTGGGTACTCTCTGCGCAGGCGCCACAGTCCATTGCGATGGCAACGCGAGATTTGGTGCTGCGGGAAAGCCGCACACTGACTAATTAAGTGCGGCCGGCCAGGCCAGCAGTCGGCAGCGTGTCCTAGTTCGCTGAGTTTTCGCGGTATTCGGAGGAATCGAACTCTGACGACCGGGTTGTTTCCACCGGCGTGAGATTGTGCGTATTGATGACAACGTTGCGGGCCTGCGCCTCAAAGTAAATGGAACCGCCTTGCAGCGAAACGCGCAGGGCCCGGCCTCCCAGCGGAAGTTTGTGCGTATCGATCTTCCAGGTGAAAGCTGTGCGGGCGGCGTCTTCTTTGCCGGTAGGGACGTCGATGAGCGTGGTCGGGGTCATGCGGAACAGGGAACCTTCCAGACGCAGCTCAACCAGAACGGAGACGGGTTCTGCGAAACCCTCCGGGGTGCCGGTCAGCAGTGCCTCCGCGGAGGTGCCTCCCGAGGGGGAAATGTTCTTCGGGTGCGCGATGTCTAGGTCCGTCATCCCGAGCTGCGCGCCCAGGGCCACGCCGTCGAAGCTCACGCGCCGGGTAATCAGGGTGGCGGGAGCATCCTCGATAGCGCCAGCGAGTACCTGCTCGGGGGTAAGTTGCACCTCGACTGCTTCGGTGCGGGCGTTGACCAGGCCGAATTCGGGCAGGTCAACGTCGCGTGAATCCACGGAGATGAACGGTACTTCGCCAGTAATCAGGGCCTGTGTAAAGGGGGTTCCGCCGAAGTACACGGCGGGGTTGACTTCCAGGTTGCCGTATTCGGCGACGGTATGGGAAAGATTGCGTTCCGCGCGGACGGCAAATGCGGTGTCCGTCATTGCGCCGACGGCTACAACACCGGCTATGACGCCGGCGGTCACGATGAGACCGCGACGGGGTTTACGGTTTCTTTCCTGCACGAGTGCTCAGTCTAGCGGTCGCACGCGGTCCGCGTAGTCGCTAGGGTGGGCCTATGGAAATAACGCGTACACAATTAGAACCGAACCACGTTGAAGAGATCCTAGAGATCGCCCGCAGGGCTCAGGAAGAAGATGGAGTGGCTCCACTGTCGGAGCAGTTCCTGGTAGGGCTTGACGACGCCACCCTGAAGCATTCCCACCTGGTAGCCCAGCAGGCTGGCCGCATTATTGGTGTGGCGGCAGTGGATGCGGGGAAGCCGCAAACTGCAGAGTTGGTCGTGGACCCCCAGTTCCGCCGGGAAGGCGCTGGCAGTGCACTTCTCAAAGAGCTTGGCGATACTCCAGTGTGGGCACACGGTGACCTTCCGGAGGCTCAAGAGTTGGCGCGCGCGACGGGGCGCAGCGCTGGCCGCACTCTGCTGGTCATGGAGATTAAGGACCCCGATCTGGCCGACGTCACCGAGGTCGCGGAACTTCCAGAGAATTACTTCCTTACTGATTTAACCCAGGCGGAGCAGCGTTGGGACGTGGCCTGGGTCCTGGACCAATGGTTGGGCGCTAATAATGAGGCGTTTGACTGGCACCCGGAGCAGGGGGGTTGGGATCACGAGCGCCTCGAGCGCGCGCTGCATGCCCCGTGGTTCCGCGCGACCGATGTGCTCTTCCTGTGGCATTTTGATAGCGACGGCGCACCCCACCTAGCGGGCTTCCACTGGACGAAGTGGCACACCACCGACGTGACTGAGGGCACGGGGTACGGCGAGGTCTACGTCATTGGTTTGGCGAGTGATTTCCGGGGCAAGCAGCTGGGCGACCCTTTGCTCCGCGCCGGCCTGCATCACCTGTACCAGCGTGGTGCGCGCAAGATTATTTTGTACGTTGAGGATGACAACGAGCCTGCCGTGAAGGCGTATAAGCGTTTGGGCTTCGAGGTTGCGGAGAATCACGTGGTCTACGAGGTTTCCGATGCAGCTAAGGATGCTGATAAGGAATAAGGCCCAGGGTTTTCTCCCTAGCCTCCAATAGAATAAGCTTAGCCATACCTAAATCAGTTTCGGCGGGACTTCAGGATGCCCGCCCCTCTACAAGGAGAACACCTAGGTATGACAAAGCTTGGCGCATGGCGGGTGACACTTGCCACCACCGCAACCCTAGCGCTCGTGGGCGCTGGTCTTCCGGTGGCGCACGCTGCTGATAGCACCCTGACCGCGAACACGCCACAGATCGCCGCCACGGAAGCCCCGGGCTGCACGGCGGTAGAGAATCCGAAGAAGCAGGACCTTGACGTAAAATTCGAGGTCCTCGGCCCATCCGAGATTAACCCCGGCCAAGACCTGCACTACAAGCTCCGGGGCGAAGGCTACAACCCAGGCACAACACCAGGCGCCACGAACGGTTTCTACCTGGTCCTCGCACCGACCTCGGTGTGGCGCCTGGGCATGTGCAACACGATGACCGGCGACGGCGATTCCCTCCAAGCGCAGTGGATCACCCCAGCACAGCTCAACCGCCAGGGCGGAAAGTTCGACATCGACTTCACCATCAAGGCCGATTCTTTAAGCCCCGGCAAGACGTACACCTTGGGCATCATGGCAGCCCACGGCTTGGCGCTCACC
Encoded here:
- a CDS encoding LmeA family phospholipid-binding protein — its product is MQERNRKPRRGLIVTAGVIAGVVAVGAMTDTAFAVRAERNLSHTVAEYGNLEVNPAVYFGGTPFTQALITGEVPFISVDSRDVDLPEFGLVNARTEAVEVQLTPEQVLAGAIEDAPATLITRRVSFDGVALGAQLGMTDLDIAHPKNISPSGGTSAEALLTGTPEGFAEPVSVLVELRLEGSLFRMTPTTLIDVPTGKEDAARTAFTWKIDTHKLPLGGRALRVSLQGGSIYFEAQARNVVINTHNLTPVETTRSSEFDSSEYRENSAN
- the mshD gene encoding mycothiol synthase, which encodes MEITRTQLEPNHVEEILEIARRAQEEDGVAPLSEQFLVGLDDATLKHSHLVAQQAGRIIGVAAVDAGKPQTAELVVDPQFRREGAGSALLKELGDTPVWAHGDLPEAQELARATGRSAGRTLLVMEIKDPDLADVTEVAELPENYFLTDLTQAEQRWDVAWVLDQWLGANNEAFDWHPEQGGWDHERLERALHAPWFRATDVLFLWHFDSDGAPHLAGFHWTKWHTTDVTEGTGYGEVYVIGLASDFRGKQLGDPLLRAGLHHLYQRGARKIILYVEDDNEPAVKAYKRLGFEVAENHVVYEVSDAAKDADKE